One Paenibacillus riograndensis SBR5 DNA segment encodes these proteins:
- a CDS encoding amidohydrolase family protein, translating into MPIIDIHIHLSDIDSFHRTASDQSKVDYTAAGLKAEFDQNDVILGIGMGVTEQTKGAFPDSGSPNPMGLDLEEEVPPFLMECVGINPNRLAGAQAQAELDRIEARMQAPEVAGIKLYAGYYHYYVHDKIYAPVYELAAKYSLPVVIHTGDTYSMNGLLKYSHPLTVDELAYQQRGVNFMICHLGDPWVMDAAEVVAKNPNVYADLSGLVVGDRPHFERFMNEPLFMDHFRRALVYCDHYEKMLFGTDWPLAPIGLYAEFIRRLVPGQHHEKVFYRNAFELFPRIRQRIAEL; encoded by the coding sequence ATGCCGATCATTGATATTCATATCCATCTGTCAGACATCGACAGCTTCCATCGGACAGCAAGTGATCAATCCAAAGTTGATTACACTGCGGCCGGCCTCAAGGCCGAGTTTGACCAGAACGATGTCATTCTCGGCATCGGAATGGGGGTCACGGAGCAGACGAAGGGGGCTTTTCCCGATTCCGGTTCACCCAATCCTATGGGTCTTGATCTGGAGGAAGAGGTTCCCCCATTCCTGATGGAATGTGTCGGCATCAATCCAAACCGGCTGGCCGGGGCGCAGGCCCAGGCGGAGCTTGACCGGATCGAAGCGCGGATGCAGGCGCCGGAGGTAGCGGGAATCAAGCTGTATGCCGGATATTACCATTATTATGTCCATGACAAGATCTATGCTCCGGTCTATGAGCTGGCGGCTAAGTACAGCTTGCCCGTGGTGATTCATACCGGTGATACCTACTCGATGAACGGGTTGCTGAAGTATTCGCATCCGCTCACTGTAGATGAATTGGCCTATCAGCAGCGTGGCGTTAACTTTATGATCTGTCATCTGGGAGATCCCTGGGTGATGGATGCTGCTGAAGTGGTGGCCAAGAACCCGAACGTGTACGCCGATTTGTCCGGCCTCGTCGTCGGTGACCGGCCTCATTTTGAACGGTTCATGAATGAACCGCTGTTCATGGACCATTTCCGCCGGGCGCTGGTCTATTGTGATCATTATGAGAAAATGCTGTTTGGAACCGACTGGCCGCTGGCGCCAATCGGTCTGTACGCAGAATTTATCCGCAGGCTCGTCCCCGGGCAGCATCACGAAAAGGTATTCTACCGGAATGCCTTTGAGCTATTTCCGCGTATCCGCCAGCGGATCGCGGAGCTGTGA
- a CDS encoding GNAT family N-acetyltransferase, with amino-acid sequence MANTVAEQVRIIEYDPSYAGALAEMWNRSSDSWGGGTIQKTKDSVLRMMEVSSHLHAFLAVDGGEVVGFCSFSHYHQDEGAMYVPLLNVRPDYHGCKVGRNLILKAVRKTVEAGWPRLDLFTWAGNTKAVPMYKKCGFFWEKNDDYVHLMNFIPTILQTEALAPYFEELDWYADSTRELRIEPDGRTARGFDFLDYTWRKGALALRAEFEKTGRGLTALDTPDYAISTHIDDHDLVFGSAYKVQYRIENRSAAAMTIEIEGQNNKCIRYALDVSQTIAPGETVTIEGEFELDPVLEEQNDKKTHPVVMSTWAINGKRAEFRIGISPKFPVKMKVALQAGELYPGIPAMLYLNVENHFATEAEFSFDWPETDIVEWADRTVRFTVPAKGKAAIPAPFRLRSYGLLSHEVEVTAVPAGHKEVTFTSKLSALLKGTQGRYGGQNGDQWVAVNGAFSLHMNKLDNNMWIEYPGSRHNFRWSYPKLGKPFSQEFSKKQAAEVKIYAKGESQVLEALYESEDFSGLQIKSVAKLSANGIAGFHYEICNTSSRALEENMQLLTNFIFFGSRFILPYQGRYVDMGNSYSSDPANWDSAKITENWLFSKEENVTCGICWDPSLKLLRSDYPLGLEHELGRIAAGAVVKTNPVIFALNTFLKWSDFRSFARKLSTPVVPLLDNHLELVVGGGNPFAAGLLSAELIERKMAPLAGRLELHMQKGGEPEREMAVVELDPEQHLHSAHVEISAENKNGHGQGEPGRKLRAVYHGEDWIQERSALWFPQTDGNVTCEIEESAAGPVYTVNNGVLSIAAAPGFGSVVHSLKHNGTEWLDTSYPEPVPHSWWNPWHGGLGVDIPRLGGFSREQEPRNTDWGERKDGYGNVWKGLRVTTSITKHEVNRGIVIHQHYLMLPGVPVLCVQHSVTNGSGEALPHYSFADDNFFKPSPEVFSEGWVEVPGQGRFLLGKLEAQLQSKGLLRIGAASRQDMLQVVSSYPNQSSAVYVNNKGICQGVDYQLSLLNGETLWTQPTFLVLGPIALNPDDVRGLLNLSFADTADEKEALHADH; translated from the coding sequence ATGGCAAATACCGTTGCGGAGCAAGTCCGGATTATCGAATATGACCCTTCTTACGCGGGAGCGCTTGCAGAAATGTGGAACCGCAGCAGTGACAGCTGGGGCGGCGGGACCATCCAGAAAACAAAGGACAGCGTCCTCCGGATGATGGAGGTATCGTCTCATCTTCATGCCTTTCTTGCTGTTGACGGCGGGGAGGTTGTCGGCTTTTGCAGCTTCTCGCACTACCATCAGGATGAAGGCGCGATGTATGTACCGTTGTTGAATGTCCGCCCTGATTATCACGGCTGTAAGGTTGGCCGCAATCTGATTCTGAAAGCTGTCCGCAAGACGGTAGAAGCGGGCTGGCCGCGGCTTGATTTATTTACCTGGGCAGGCAATACCAAGGCTGTACCGATGTACAAGAAATGCGGGTTCTTCTGGGAAAAAAATGACGATTACGTCCACCTCATGAACTTCATTCCGACTATTTTACAGACTGAAGCCTTGGCTCCTTACTTCGAGGAGCTGGATTGGTACGCCGACAGTACGCGTGAGCTGAGGATTGAGCCGGATGGCCGCACAGCGCGCGGTTTTGATTTCCTGGATTACACTTGGCGCAAGGGAGCGCTTGCCTTACGGGCAGAATTTGAAAAGACCGGACGCGGGCTGACCGCGCTGGATACGCCGGATTATGCAATCTCTACACATATCGATGATCATGATCTCGTATTCGGTTCCGCCTATAAGGTTCAGTATCGCATCGAAAACCGCTCGGCCGCTGCCATGACGATTGAGATCGAGGGCCAGAATAATAAATGTATCCGTTATGCCCTGGATGTCTCCCAAACGATTGCTCCGGGTGAAACCGTAACAATAGAAGGAGAATTTGAGCTGGACCCGGTCCTGGAAGAGCAGAATGACAAGAAGACCCATCCTGTGGTTATGAGCACATGGGCCATCAATGGCAAACGGGCCGAATTCCGGATTGGCATATCACCGAAATTCCCGGTCAAGATGAAGGTTGCACTGCAGGCGGGCGAGCTGTATCCGGGTATTCCGGCCATGCTGTACCTGAATGTAGAGAATCATTTTGCTACGGAAGCAGAGTTCTCCTTCGACTGGCCGGAGACGGATATCGTGGAATGGGCGGACCGTACGGTGCGCTTCACGGTACCGGCGAAAGGCAAAGCAGCTATACCCGCACCATTCAGACTGCGGTCCTATGGACTTTTATCGCATGAGGTAGAGGTAACGGCGGTCCCCGCCGGACACAAAGAAGTCACCTTCACAAGCAAGCTCTCCGCTTTGCTCAAAGGCACGCAGGGCCGGTACGGAGGGCAGAACGGGGATCAGTGGGTCGCCGTAAACGGAGCATTCTCGCTGCATATGAACAAGCTGGATAACAATATGTGGATCGAGTATCCCGGTTCCCGCCACAATTTCCGGTGGAGCTATCCGAAGCTGGGCAAGCCGTTCTCACAGGAATTCTCCAAAAAGCAGGCTGCAGAAGTGAAAATCTATGCAAAAGGGGAGAGTCAGGTTCTCGAAGCCCTATACGAGTCTGAGGATTTCTCCGGCCTGCAGATCAAGTCGGTGGCGAAGCTGTCCGCAAACGGTATTGCCGGATTCCATTATGAAATTTGCAATACCAGCAGCAGAGCGCTGGAAGAGAACATGCAATTGCTGACGAATTTTATTTTCTTCGGGAGCCGGTTCATCCTGCCGTACCAGGGCCGTTATGTTGATATGGGCAACTCCTACTCCAGCGATCCTGCGAATTGGGATAGCGCTAAAATTACAGAAAACTGGCTGTTCTCCAAGGAAGAGAACGTCACTTGCGGGATCTGTTGGGACCCTTCCCTGAAGCTGCTCCGCTCAGATTATCCGCTCGGCTTGGAGCATGAGCTTGGCCGGATTGCTGCCGGAGCCGTAGTGAAAACGAACCCGGTTATATTTGCCCTGAACACCTTCCTCAAGTGGTCTGATTTCCGCTCCTTTGCCCGGAAATTGTCCACCCCGGTTGTTCCGCTGCTGGACAATCACCTGGAACTGGTAGTCGGCGGCGGCAATCCGTTTGCAGCAGGGCTGCTGAGCGCCGAACTGATCGAACGAAAGATGGCACCGCTTGCCGGGAGACTCGAACTGCATATGCAGAAAGGTGGGGAGCCTGAACGGGAAATGGCTGTGGTTGAACTGGACCCGGAACAGCACCTCCATTCAGCCCATGTGGAGATTTCTGCTGAGAACAAGAATGGCCACGGGCAAGGCGAACCGGGCCGGAAGCTCCGGGCCGTCTACCACGGTGAGGATTGGATTCAGGAGCGTTCAGCTCTGTGGTTCCCTCAGACTGACGGCAATGTCACTTGTGAAATAGAAGAGAGTGCAGCAGGTCCTGTGTATACGGTGAACAACGGGGTTCTTTCCATAGCGGCTGCGCCCGGCTTTGGCAGTGTGGTGCATTCCTTGAAGCACAACGGCACAGAATGGCTGGATACTTCGTACCCGGAACCGGTCCCGCATTCCTGGTGGAACCCTTGGCATGGCGGGCTTGGTGTGGATATCCCCCGTTTAGGCGGATTCAGCCGGGAGCAGGAGCCGCGAAACACGGATTGGGGAGAGCGGAAGGACGGGTACGGCAATGTCTGGAAGGGCCTGCGTGTTACTACCAGCATCACGAAGCATGAAGTGAACCGGGGAATAGTCATCCATCAGCATTATCTTATGCTGCCGGGTGTTCCTGTGCTCTGTGTGCAGCATTCCGTGACCAACGGAAGCGGCGAAGCGCTGCCGCATTATTCGTTCGCCGATGATAACTTCTTCAAACCATCGCCTGAGGTCTTCTCAGAAGGTTGGGTAGAAGTCCCGGGGCAAGGGCGGTTTTTGCTCGGCAAACTGGAGGCACAGCTTCAATCCAAGGGGCTTTTGCGGATCGGCGCGGCTTCCCGTCAGGATATGCTGCAGGTGGTGAGCAGTTATCCTAATCAAAGCTCAGCAGTTTATGTGAACAACAAGGGGATCTGTCAGGGTGTAGATTATCAGCTTTCTCTTCTGAACGGGGAAACGCTTTGGACACAGCCGACCTTTCTGGTCTTGGGCCCCATTGCATTGAACCCGGATGATGTGCGGGGTTTGCTTAATCTAAGCTTTGCAGATACAGCAGATGAGAAGGAGGCCTTACATGCCGATCATTGA
- a CDS encoding winged helix-turn-helix transcriptional regulator, which translates to MSMAEYKGKVKNVQDTPFGYTLSVIGGKWKMVIIYLLAENQPVRFNDLKRQIGAITYKTLSSQLKELEADGMVIRKEYPQVPPKVEYSLTDKAETLLPVLEGLCEWGTKNQNRRE; encoded by the coding sequence ATGAGTATGGCCGAATATAAAGGCAAAGTTAAGAATGTTCAAGATACACCCTTTGGTTATACATTGTCAGTTATCGGCGGCAAATGGAAGATGGTTATTATATACCTCCTGGCAGAAAATCAACCGGTCCGCTTTAATGATCTGAAAAGACAGATAGGTGCTATTACTTATAAAACTTTGAGTTCACAGCTTAAAGAATTGGAAGCGGATGGTATGGTGATCCGGAAGGAGTATCCTCAAGTGCCGCCTAAAGTTGAATACAGCCTCACAGATAAAGCGGAAACGCTATTACCCGTCTTGGAAGGGTTGTGTGAGTGGGGAACAAAAAACCAGAATAGGAGAGAGTGA
- a CDS encoding arginase family protein has protein sequence MTKKTIRLLMPQWQGGNNPNYSFGAELLAWLAPDNDQPLIHVPVQAYDGTPLHNENGMYGRTQLLEQLEAARHLIDAHKPDRIVMFGGDCLVEQAPFAYLNERYGGELGLIWIDAHSDLVRYAGYDNGHTLPLGNLLGEGDEEFARHVKTPLKPEHVFIAGLATPTEKEIEVISEAFQRLGIAPEEQDTEMIQRLGIKTAGTQELTNSTESIKEWIKESGIKHLAIHLDLDVLDPKSFRSLLFANPEAPYNYSPAGTMQMPLLLNLIKELSEATDVVGLGITEHMPWDSINLKNLLREIPILNM, from the coding sequence ATGACCAAAAAAACAATCCGTTTGTTAATGCCGCAGTGGCAAGGAGGGAACAATCCAAACTACTCTTTTGGTGCCGAACTGCTTGCCTGGCTGGCTCCGGACAATGATCAGCCCCTAATTCACGTACCCGTCCAAGCCTATGATGGAACCCCGCTGCACAACGAGAACGGCATGTATGGAAGAACACAGCTGCTTGAGCAATTAGAGGCTGCCCGGCACCTCATCGATGCCCATAAGCCGGACCGTATTGTAATGTTTGGCGGGGACTGCTTAGTCGAACAAGCTCCATTTGCCTATTTAAACGAACGGTATGGCGGGGAATTGGGTTTAATCTGGATCGATGCTCACAGTGACTTAGTCAGATATGCCGGTTATGACAACGGACATACTTTACCTCTCGGGAATCTTTTGGGAGAAGGAGATGAGGAATTTGCAAGACATGTGAAAACTCCGCTAAAACCTGAACATGTTTTTATCGCGGGATTAGCTACTCCTACAGAGAAAGAAATAGAAGTGATTTCAGAGGCGTTTCAGAGACTGGGCATAGCTCCTGAAGAACAAGATACAGAGATGATTCAGCGGCTGGGCATAAAAACTGCCGGAACTCAAGAGCTAACGAACAGTACTGAATCTATAAAAGAGTGGATTAAGGAAAGCGGTATTAAGCACCTGGCTATCCACCTCGATCTGGATGTGCTTGATCCAAAATCATTCCGTTCTTTATTATTTGCCAATCCTGAAGCCCCTTATAATTATTCTCCTGCGGGAACAATGCAAATGCCTCTGCTATTGAATCTGATAAAAGAACTTTCGGAAGCAACAGATGTAGTTGGATTAGGGATAACGGAGCATATGCCATGGGATTCGATTAACTTGAAAAATCTGCTTAGAGAAATACCTATTCTGAATATGTAA
- a CDS encoding VOC family protein, whose product MASKQWDHLVHYINNLDNVVEVFGEKGLVAFKGGSHKDWGTFNTLSYFGLTYIEFLGIESPELARSTGYNLVVQDAVAALPEHEVLSRVVIRTDDIEEMAASLTAAGLSLSPIMDGKRLDMSGSLIEWRMMTIAGDFGGLVYPFIIQWKGTDEERLARLTASGIVQPHPAGRAEIRRAVFRVSDPAAAAGHWADLFGLEVVKSTDTSAVLQIGDKFYDFVKGEENRFMQVILDTDSELLGGQTIRIGEGEYVFQTSD is encoded by the coding sequence ATGGCGAGCAAACAATGGGATCACTTGGTTCATTACATCAACAATTTAGACAATGTCGTCGAGGTCTTCGGGGAGAAGGGTCTGGTTGCTTTTAAGGGAGGTTCCCATAAGGACTGGGGCACCTTCAATACGTTAAGCTACTTCGGTCTGACTTACATCGAGTTTCTGGGGATTGAATCGCCCGAATTGGCCCGGTCCACCGGGTACAACCTGGTTGTCCAGGATGCCGTTGCCGCTTTGCCTGAGCATGAAGTGCTGAGCCGGGTGGTGATCCGCACCGACGATATTGAGGAAATGGCAGCATCGTTAACCGCAGCGGGCTTAAGCTTGTCGCCCATTATGGACGGCAAACGCCTGGATATGTCGGGCAGCTTGATCGAATGGCGCATGATGACCATTGCCGGAGATTTCGGCGGGCTGGTCTATCCGTTTATTATTCAGTGGAAAGGAACGGATGAGGAGCGGCTGGCCAGGCTGACGGCTTCCGGCATTGTCCAGCCTCATCCTGCAGGCCGGGCCGAGATCAGGCGGGCGGTCTTCCGCGTGTCGGACCCCGCCGCTGCTGCGGGACACTGGGCGGATTTGTTTGGCCTGGAGGTTGTGAAGTCAACGGATACATCCGCTGTCTTGCAGATCGGAGACAAGTTCTACGATTTCGTCAAAGGGGAGGAGAACCGGTTCATGCAGGTGATCCTGGACACGGACTCTGAACTTCTGGGGGGACAAACTATCCGGATTGGCGAAGGGGAGTATGTGTTCCAGACTTCGGATTAA